In Deltaproteobacteria bacterium GWC2_55_46, a single window of DNA contains:
- a CDS encoding NADH dehydrogenase (quinone) subunit G, with protein sequence MVTIKINGIEVAVEENTLILDAARQAGFDIPTFCYQADLMGIGSCRMCLVEIEGQKKLQPSCVTPVLNGMAINTETANVQAARAGVLEFLLANHAMDCPVCDKAGECELQDMVHKHGPHTGRHAEPKFKFHQKDYQLSPVIIKNSNRCVQCMKCVRVCREVVGQNVLGALGRGDHQEPTSFFRGLLDCDHCGNCIEVCPVGCFMRLPYRYKARPWDLKGADTVCPYCATGCRTVLEERDGTVLRSRAQLGVGINSETLCAKGRFGFDYISSPERLTSPMVRKSGNLVAVSWEEAFDYIKEKTGSISPDAIGGIASARLTNEELFSFQRLMRGAIGTANIDSTSRWPSEAVEGFISAMSMDSGGTSIFDCVTSDAVLVIGSAVSDENPVVDYILRRTSGARNMNLIIASSRGMKLDSSANLTVRHTPAGEGALLEAIAAILAGKESEAKTLDSAGVSIEEVRAAAAKLKGSEKVSVMAGTAFLRHPQGIGALSVFIRTLEGLGKKVSKLPLLDRSNQRGAWEMGVHPGLEPGYKRGAKQGLGTDRMLEAARGGSIEMLYLAGTDVLAMYGDESFAREALSRLKLLIVQDLFITESARLAHVVLPGAALAEKDGTLTNQEGRVQATKRIANPPGQAKTDLEIFSAFGNCLDGAFPAKADHAALFDEIRLATGTYAGVSLLFNNKKTKHNGLDNKEALVMAAAAKIEASSDFKAEATAGPQGYPFILVTGNHLFHSGRVSRKSESLMGLLKEAIVEISEEDAARLGLSSGQKVKVRGKNYEASLLLRTRQGTKSGVAFIPENFESAPVNRFFKRGEGLQRVAIEKSY encoded by the coding sequence ATGGTAACTATAAAGATAAACGGAATAGAGGTGGCGGTAGAGGAGAATACCCTCATACTGGACGCCGCGAGGCAGGCTGGCTTCGATATCCCTACCTTCTGCTACCAGGCCGACCTCATGGGCATAGGCTCGTGCAGGATGTGCCTTGTGGAGATTGAGGGGCAGAAAAAATTGCAGCCCTCGTGCGTTACTCCCGTGTTGAACGGGATGGCCATCAATACCGAGACAGCCAACGTGCAGGCCGCCAGGGCCGGCGTGCTCGAGTTCCTGCTGGCCAACCACGCCATGGACTGCCCGGTCTGCGACAAGGCGGGCGAGTGCGAGCTGCAGGACATGGTCCACAAGCACGGCCCCCACACCGGGAGGCACGCTGAGCCCAAGTTCAAGTTCCACCAGAAAGATTACCAGTTAAGCCCGGTCATCATAAAGAACTCCAACAGGTGCGTGCAGTGCATGAAGTGCGTAAGGGTCTGCCGCGAGGTAGTCGGGCAGAACGTGCTCGGCGCCCTCGGAAGGGGAGACCACCAGGAGCCTACGAGCTTCTTTAGAGGCCTCCTTGACTGCGACCACTGCGGCAACTGCATCGAGGTATGCCCTGTGGGCTGCTTCATGAGGCTTCCCTACAGGTACAAGGCGCGTCCATGGGACCTGAAGGGGGCGGATACCGTCTGCCCGTACTGCGCCACCGGGTGCAGGACGGTCCTTGAGGAAAGGGACGGGACTGTCCTGAGGTCAAGGGCCCAGCTCGGCGTAGGCATCAACAGCGAAACGCTTTGCGCAAAGGGCAGGTTCGGCTTCGACTACATCTCCAGCCCGGAGAGGTTGACCTCCCCGATGGTAAGAAAATCCGGGAACCTCGTGGCTGTGAGCTGGGAAGAGGCATTCGACTACATAAAGGAAAAGACAGGCTCGATATCCCCTGACGCTATAGGAGGCATAGCCTCGGCGAGGCTTACGAACGAAGAGCTATTCTCCTTCCAGAGGCTCATGAGGGGCGCCATCGGCACCGCGAATATCGACTCGACCTCAAGGTGGCCTTCTGAGGCCGTCGAGGGCTTTATTTCCGCGATGTCCATGGACTCAGGGGGCACGTCGATATTCGACTGCGTGACCTCTGACGCGGTCCTTGTGATCGGCTCCGCTGTCTCCGATGAAAACCCGGTCGTCGACTATATTTTAAGGCGCACTTCGGGCGCCAGGAACATGAACCTGATAATAGCCTCGTCAAGAGGCATGAAGCTCGATAGCTCCGCCAACCTGACCGTAAGGCATACGCCGGCCGGCGAGGGGGCCCTCCTTGAAGCTATAGCTGCCATACTTGCCGGTAAGGAGTCGGAGGCCAAGACACTCGATTCCGCCGGGGTCTCCATAGAAGAGGTAAGGGCTGCCGCTGCGAAGCTCAAGGGCTCCGAGAAGGTAAGCGTCATGGCGGGGACCGCCTTCCTGAGGCACCCGCAGGGCATAGGCGCGCTTTCTGTCTTTATAAGGACGCTCGAAGGGCTTGGCAAGAAGGTCTCAAAGCTACCACTCCTTGACAGGAGCAACCAGCGCGGCGCGTGGGAGATGGGAGTCCACCCGGGATTGGAGCCCGGATACAAACGGGGGGCCAAACAGGGCCTGGGCACCGACCGTATGCTGGAGGCCGCGAGGGGCGGCTCCATTGAGATGCTCTATCTCGCCGGGACCGACGTCCTCGCGATGTATGGCGACGAGTCGTTCGCCAGGGAGGCGCTCTCCCGGCTTAAGCTCCTTATAGTCCAGGACCTCTTCATCACAGAGAGCGCGAGGCTTGCGCATGTGGTGCTGCCAGGGGCGGCTCTCGCTGAGAAGGACGGGACCCTTACCAACCAGGAAGGCAGGGTGCAGGCGACTAAGAGGATAGCGAACCCGCCGGGACAGGCAAAGACGGACCTCGAAATCTTCTCTGCCTTCGGCAATTGCCTGGATGGCGCCTTCCCGGCAAAGGCGGACCATGCGGCGCTCTTCGATGAGATAAGGCTTGCTACCGGCACCTACGCAGGGGTAAGCCTTCTCTTCAACAATAAAAAGACCAAGCACAACGGGCTTGATAATAAAGAAGCGCTTGTCATGGCCGCTGCTGCGAAGATAGAGGCAAGCTCTGATTTCAAGGCGGAGGCGACAGCCGGGCCTCAGGGCTATCCCTTCATACTCGTCACTGGAAATCACCTTTTCCACTCCGGCAGGGTCTCGAGGAAGTCCGAGAGCCTCATGGGGCTTCTGAAGGAAGCGATCGTGGAGATAAGCGAAGAGGACGCGGCGAGGCTCGGCCTTTCAAGCGGCCAGAAGGTGAAGGTAAGGGGCAAGAACTACGAAGCGAGCCTGCTGCTGCGGACGCGCCAGGGCACGAAGAGCGGAGTAGCCTTTATCCCTGAGAATTTTGAGAGCGCCCCGGTCAACAGGTTCTTCAAAAGGGGCGAGGGTCTGCAGAGGGTCGCGATAGAGAAGTCGTATTGA
- a CDS encoding NADH-quinone oxidoreductase subunit H, translating into MPDTGTLIEVLIIIVKVWAVTAILFSLPMPLTWMERKVAGHIHVRLGPMRVGPHGILQPLADTLKLILKEDIVPEKADRFLFKLAPLIAMVPAFLVFVAIPFGDKVTIPFIDKELTLYLSDMNVGILYILAIGGLGIYGVIFGGWASNSKYALLGGLRSSAQMISYEISLSFAAIGVVMMSDSLNLLDMVRSQAGGIFHWNILYLPIGPVWFVIFLIAALAEMNRIPFDLPEDEGTLASGFHTEYSGMRFSYFMLAEYIALVTVSVLTVIMFFGGWNPPIDHPLFNMVPALFWFIGKVVFFIYFFMWLRFTLPRYRYDQLMTIGWKVLIPLSLVSVLITGLMKI; encoded by the coding sequence ATGCCGGATACAGGAACCCTGATAGAAGTATTGATAATAATCGTGAAGGTGTGGGCCGTGACCGCGATCCTGTTCAGCCTTCCCATGCCCCTTACCTGGATGGAGAGGAAGGTAGCGGGCCACATACACGTGAGGCTCGGCCCCATGAGGGTAGGCCCGCACGGGATCCTGCAGCCTCTGGCCGACACGCTCAAGCTCATACTCAAGGAGGATATCGTCCCTGAAAAGGCCGACAGGTTCCTCTTCAAGCTGGCGCCGCTTATCGCCATGGTGCCCGCGTTCCTTGTCTTCGTGGCCATACCTTTCGGCGACAAGGTCACCATCCCGTTCATTGACAAGGAGCTTACGCTCTACCTCTCAGATATGAACGTCGGCATCCTCTACATACTCGCCATAGGCGGCCTGGGCATCTACGGGGTCATCTTCGGCGGATGGGCGTCAAACTCAAAGTACGCGCTCCTGGGCGGCCTCCGTTCGTCGGCGCAGATGATAAGCTACGAGATATCCCTGAGCTTCGCCGCCATCGGCGTTGTTATGATGTCCGACTCTTTAAACCTGCTCGACATGGTGAGGAGCCAGGCCGGCGGCATATTCCACTGGAACATCCTGTACCTTCCCATCGGGCCGGTGTGGTTCGTGATATTCCTCATCGCGGCCCTCGCCGAGATGAACCGCATACCCTTCGACCTCCCGGAGGACGAAGGCACACTGGCCTCTGGTTTCCATACCGAGTACAGCGGCATGAGGTTCTCGTACTTCATGCTCGCCGAGTACATCGCGCTTGTGACGGTATCGGTCCTCACCGTCATAATGTTCTTCGGCGGGTGGAACCCGCCCATAGACCATCCGCTCTTTAACATGGTGCCGGCCTTGTTCTGGTTTATCGGCAAGGTGGTGTTTTTCATATACTTCTTCATGTGGCTCAGGTTCACTCTCCCACGGTACAGGTATGACCAGCTTATGACCATCGGCTGGAAGGTGCTGATACCGCTTTCGCTGGTTAGCGTGCTTATAACAGGGTTGATGAAAATATGA
- a CDS encoding NADH-quinone oxidoreductase subunit J → MEKFFFLMFAVTAVCSATAVVSLRNPVHSAISLMLCLFQVAALFILLRSPFVAMVQVFIYVGAVMVLFLFVVLVLDMRKTMMETFPPVDRRLVFGVILVLAAEMLFFIFASPGVDVVPAPTDGSTVESIGKLLFTKYLFPFEVVSVILLAALVAALVMVKERKS, encoded by the coding sequence ATGGAAAAATTTTTCTTCCTGATGTTTGCCGTCACAGCCGTCTGTTCCGCTACGGCGGTGGTCTCGCTCAGGAACCCGGTTCACAGCGCTATCTCGCTCATGCTCTGCCTTTTCCAGGTGGCGGCCCTCTTTATCCTTTTGAGGTCACCGTTCGTAGCCATGGTCCAGGTATTCATATACGTTGGCGCGGTCATGGTCCTCTTCCTTTTCGTGGTCCTTGTGCTCGACATGCGAAAGACCATGATGGAGACGTTCCCGCCGGTGGACAGGAGGCTTGTCTTCGGGGTCATCCTGGTCCTTGCCGCCGAGATGCTCTTTTTCATATTCGCCAGCCCCGGGGTCGACGTCGTCCCGGCGCCCACAGACGGGTCAACGGTTGAATCCATCGGGAAGCTGCTTTTCACGAAGTACCTCTTCCCGTTCGAGGTCGTATCGGTCATCCTGCTCGCGGCGTTGGTCGCGGCGTTAGTCATGGTAAAGGAGCGTAAGAGCTGA
- a CDS encoding NADH-quinone oxidoreductase subunit K codes for MVPISWYIALAAILFLIGVAGVLTRRNIIIVLMSIELMLNSVNINFVAFSYLLNDMNGQIFTIFTITVTAAEVAVALGILIALVRNSKTFNVDELDTLKG; via the coding sequence ATGGTCCCGATCTCCTGGTACATAGCCCTTGCCGCGATCCTGTTCCTTATCGGGGTGGCCGGGGTCCTTACGAGGCGCAATATCATAATCGTCCTTATGTCCATAGAGCTGATGCTCAACTCGGTGAACATAAACTTCGTCGCGTTCTCGTATCTCCTTAACGATATGAACGGGCAGATATTCACCATCTTTACCATAACGGTCACAGCGGCAGAGGTGGCTGTGGCGCTCGGCATACTGATAGCACTTGTAAGAAACAGCAAAACGTTCAATGTCGACGAGCTCGACACGTTGAAGGGGTAG
- a CDS encoding NADH-quinone oxidoreductase subunit M (Catalyzes the transfer of electrons from NADH to quinone), which produces MAGHLLSLIIFLPLLGVLLLLFIRDERALRWVALAAAAADLALTIPLLSGFDNSTHNMQFVERYEWIPSWNVFYYLGIDGISVLFIFLTAFLGVICVLASWNAIQKKVKEFMISLLVMQTAMLGVFASLDMFLFYLFWEAMLIPMYLLIGIWGGANRIYSAIKFFIYTLAGSILMLVGMIALYYAGGGTLDIPALMQTKYSFAFQAWVFIAFFIAFAVKVPMFPFHTWLPDAHVDAPTAGSIILAGVMLKMGTYGFLRFSIPMFPDASRYFATPIVIISLVAIIYGAFLALAQKDLKKLIAYSSISHMGFITMGLFLFNKNGVEGAILQMFNHGITTGALFLCVGIIYERTHTRDIGDYGWAASRVPFYATFLFIFSIASLGFPGTNGFIGELLIAFGAFEAYKPYLIFLLIGIVFGAAYMLWMFKRMAYGADTHGHGGHGHGGDDHGHKVWDIDFREALALAAFIVFVFWVGFHPEDFLGYMHESVSNLISQAKANKLLVSGF; this is translated from the coding sequence ATGGCCGGTCACCTTCTGAGTCTGATAATCTTCCTCCCGCTGCTGGGCGTGCTCCTCCTGCTCTTCATCAGGGACGAAAGGGCGCTCCGCTGGGTAGCCCTTGCCGCGGCGGCAGCCGACCTCGCCCTTACGATACCGCTGCTGTCCGGCTTCGATAACTCGACGCACAACATGCAGTTCGTCGAGAGATACGAGTGGATACCGTCGTGGAATGTATTCTATTACCTCGGCATCGACGGCATAAGCGTGCTCTTTATCTTCCTTACCGCGTTCCTGGGCGTCATATGCGTGCTCGCGTCATGGAACGCCATCCAGAAGAAGGTAAAGGAGTTCATGATATCGCTCCTGGTCATGCAGACCGCGATGTTAGGGGTCTTCGCTTCGCTTGACATGTTCCTGTTCTACCTTTTCTGGGAGGCGATGCTCATACCCATGTACCTCCTGATCGGCATATGGGGCGGGGCCAACCGCATATATTCGGCAATAAAGTTCTTCATCTATACTCTGGCCGGCAGCATACTGATGCTCGTCGGGATGATAGCCCTTTATTACGCGGGCGGCGGCACACTCGACATACCGGCCCTTATGCAGACGAAGTACTCGTTCGCATTCCAGGCATGGGTCTTTATCGCCTTCTTCATAGCCTTCGCGGTGAAGGTCCCGATGTTCCCGTTCCACACATGGCTGCCTGACGCGCACGTCGACGCACCGACCGCCGGCAGTATAATACTGGCTGGAGTCATGCTCAAGATGGGCACCTACGGATTCCTCCGGTTCTCGATCCCGATGTTCCCGGACGCGTCAAGGTACTTCGCCACGCCGATAGTCATCATATCGCTCGTTGCCATAATCTACGGCGCGTTCCTGGCGCTCGCGCAGAAAGACCTCAAAAAGCTCATCGCGTACTCGAGCATAAGCCACATGGGCTTCATAACCATGGGCCTCTTCCTCTTCAACAAGAACGGGGTAGAGGGCGCGATATTGCAGATGTTCAACCACGGAATAACGACCGGCGCGCTCTTCCTTTGCGTCGGGATAATATATGAAAGGACGCATACGAGGGATATAGGCGACTACGGATGGGCCGCAAGCCGCGTGCCTTTCTACGCCACCTTCCTTTTCATATTCTCGATAGCTTCACTTGGTTTTCCGGGTACGAACGGCTTCATAGGGGAGCTTCTTATCGCGTTCGGAGCCTTCGAGGCGTACAAGCCTTATCTGATATTCCTGCTCATAGGCATCGTCTTTGGCGCGGCCTATATGCTCTGGATGTTCAAGAGGATGGCCTATGGAGCGGACACCCACGGACACGGAGGGCACGGCCATGGGGGAGACGACCACGGCCATAAGGTATGGGATATAGACTTCCGTGAGGCGCTGGCGCTGGCCGCCTTCATAGTCTTTGTCTTCTGGGTCGGTTTCCATCCCGAGGACTTCCTCGGCTATATGCACGAATCGGTAAGCAATCTCATAAGCCAGGCTAAGGCCAACAAGCTTTTGGTCTCAGGATTCTGA
- a CDS encoding NADH-quinone oxidoreductase subunit N, with amino-acid sequence MFFSTADIIAVLPEIIVSGAACLLLLVDLVLPRAKKGAIAFLSVITVLVAAWFSYNLAGMSATAFSGMFAADNYSAFFKLIFYVVTVFTILVSLKYLKTEEIDMGEYYVLMLFSLTGMMVMASGADLLTIYLGLELASLPVYVLVGFLQKNRKSNEASMKYIILGAFSSAILLYGMSLVYGLTGTTELSAIAEALRSGSTQGPLFAVAIIMLVAGFGFKIAGFPFHMWAPDAYEGAPTPVTAFMSAGPKAAAFAAILRVFIEGLQPAYGEWQMAVAVVAVGSMVVGNITAIMQTSIKRMLAYSSIGHAGYALLGLVAGSEEGVAGVMFYMFTYSFMNLGIFGIVIMMRKDGQSGDQISHYAGLAKSNKLTALAMLIFLFSLAGIPPTAGFVAKFYVFMALINKGMVTLAVIAALMSAAAAYFYIRIVMLMYMKEPEKEFALVKSWGLLCVLVIALAAVVALGVYPSYFINLARGAALPL; translated from the coding sequence ATGTTCTTCTCAACAGCAGACATAATAGCGGTACTGCCAGAGATAATCGTCTCAGGCGCGGCATGCCTCCTGCTGCTCGTGGACCTGGTCTTGCCGCGCGCAAAGAAGGGGGCCATTGCGTTCCTCTCCGTCATAACCGTGCTCGTCGCCGCGTGGTTCTCATATAACCTCGCGGGCATGAGCGCGACGGCCTTCTCGGGGATGTTCGCGGCAGACAATTACTCGGCCTTCTTCAAGCTCATCTTCTACGTCGTGACGGTCTTCACGATACTCGTCTCGCTCAAGTACCTGAAGACCGAGGAGATAGACATGGGCGAGTATTACGTCCTCATGCTCTTCTCCCTCACAGGGATGATGGTCATGGCCTCTGGCGCTGACCTCCTGACCATATACCTGGGCCTCGAGCTTGCGTCGCTGCCTGTCTATGTGCTCGTCGGATTCCTTCAGAAGAACAGGAAGTCGAACGAGGCGTCGATGAAGTACATCATACTCGGCGCCTTCTCGTCGGCTATCCTCCTTTACGGCATGTCCCTTGTATACGGCCTGACCGGCACGACCGAGCTTTCAGCCATAGCGGAGGCCCTTAGAAGCGGCTCTACCCAGGGGCCTCTCTTCGCGGTCGCCATTATAATGCTCGTGGCAGGTTTTGGCTTCAAGATCGCCGGATTCCCATTCCATATGTGGGCGCCCGACGCTTACGAAGGGGCCCCGACGCCCGTTACGGCTTTCATGTCCGCCGGGCCTAAGGCAGCGGCCTTCGCGGCGATCCTCAGGGTCTTCATCGAGGGGCTCCAGCCGGCGTACGGCGAATGGCAGATGGCTGTCGCCGTCGTGGCGGTAGGAAGCATGGTGGTTGGCAACATCACAGCCATAATGCAGACCAGCATAAAGCGCATGCTCGCCTATTCAAGCATAGGGCACGCCGGTTATGCCCTCCTCGGCCTGGTGGCCGGAAGCGAGGAAGGGGTCGCCGGTGTCATGTTCTACATGTTCACCTACTCCTTCATGAACCTCGGCATATTCGGCATCGTGATAATGATGAGGAAGGACGGACAGTCCGGCGACCAGATAAGCCATTACGCCGGGCTTGCCAAGTCCAATAAGCTTACGGCACTTGCCATGCTTATATTCCTTTTCTCGCTCGCCGGTATTCCGCCTACGGCCGGCTTCGTCGCCAAGTTCTACGTCTTCATGGCCCTTATAAACAAGGGCATGGTAACGCTCGCGGTAATAGCGGCCTTGATGAGCGCAGCCGCGGCCTACTTCTATATAAGAATAGTCATGCTCATGTACATGAAGGAGCCT